A portion of the Paenibacillus sp. PvR098 genome contains these proteins:
- the mnmH gene encoding tRNA 2-selenouridine(34) synthase MnmH: protein MFQDLTVAELLELRRKGEVTLIDVRSPSEFAESTIPGSINIPLFDDAERAEVGTLYKQESVNAAKDKGLEIVSRKLPDFIRTIGETEHQSKVVFCWRGGMRSKTSATVATLMGLRMFRLTGGFRAYRNWVVETLKSYSELPPCYVINGYTGTGKTELLDRLAERGYPVINLEQMAQHRGSIFGHIGKAPNNQKSFDSLLVHDLIRWENSPYLIIEAESKRVGKVFLPEFLVKAKEQGTTLFLEIPLEQRVANILNDYRPQEHKEDCIRSFEHIENRIHTPVAAEIRNSLATDRFDEVARLLLLHYYDPRYQHATEQYEKGRITVRASNVDQALKEIIRQLPPLPSPS, encoded by the coding sequence ATGTTTCAAGATCTGACCGTAGCGGAACTTCTCGAGCTTCGACGCAAAGGAGAAGTCACGCTCATTGACGTCCGGTCGCCGTCCGAATTTGCGGAGTCGACGATTCCCGGCAGTATCAACATTCCGCTTTTCGATGATGCGGAAAGGGCGGAAGTCGGTACGCTTTACAAGCAGGAAAGCGTGAATGCGGCCAAAGATAAAGGGTTGGAAATCGTATCGCGCAAGCTGCCTGATTTTATCCGTACCATCGGGGAAACCGAACACCAGAGCAAGGTGGTGTTTTGCTGGCGTGGAGGAATGCGGAGTAAAACATCCGCTACCGTCGCTACCCTGATGGGTCTGCGGATGTTCCGACTGACCGGAGGGTTTCGCGCTTACCGCAATTGGGTTGTGGAAACGCTGAAGAGCTACTCGGAGCTGCCCCCCTGTTACGTGATTAACGGGTATACCGGCACAGGGAAAACGGAGCTCTTAGACCGGTTAGCAGAGCGCGGGTACCCTGTCATTAATCTGGAGCAGATGGCGCAGCACCGGGGTTCGATATTCGGCCATATCGGAAAAGCGCCGAACAATCAAAAATCGTTCGATTCACTGCTGGTCCATGATCTAATCCGCTGGGAGAACTCGCCTTATCTGATCATCGAAGCGGAGAGCAAACGGGTGGGTAAAGTGTTTTTGCCCGAGTTTCTTGTGAAGGCGAAAGAGCAGGGAACGACGCTATTCTTAGAAATCCCGCTGGAGCAAAGGGTTGCGAACATTTTAAATGATTATAGGCCCCAGGAGCACAAAGAGGATTGTATCCGCTCCTTCGAGCATATCGAGAATCGAATCCATACGCCCGTAGCGGCGGAAATCCGCAATTCACTTGCGACCGACCGGTTTGACGAGGTGGCGAGGCTATTGCTGCTGCATTACTACGATCCCCGCTATCAACACGCGACGGAGCAGTATGAGAAGGGAAGAATCACTGTCCGCGCGTCCAATGTGGATCAAGCTTTGAAGGAAATCATCCGGCAGCTGCCTCCGCTCCCGTCTCCGTCCTGA
- a CDS encoding YheC/YheD family protein, whose product MPRYPNTKLGKTVLLKLHPRLRFYVPDTRNANALQLRIMLEKYGMVYIKPNRGTGGKGIVKAEMFQSGAKRIYRYKLDTSQRNFSSFDPFFHSLRRVFGKKTYLIQKGIRMLRYKGRPFDVRIMVQKNERGHWEHTGTIGRLAHPNRIVTNYHSGGTPLALRILLSPHLRGPQRKQLENRLSLMGMVVAKHMQSGFPRIKEIGLDVGMDRHKTPWIFEVNSQPDPFIFLKLNKPSVFRRIFKLTRLHGRFRRFPLVSKKRR is encoded by the coding sequence ATGCCCCGTTACCCGAACACCAAACTCGGGAAGACTGTTTTATTGAAGCTCCACCCGCGTCTCCGATTCTATGTACCCGACACCAGAAACGCAAACGCCCTTCAGCTCCGTATTATGCTGGAGAAATACGGAATGGTTTATATCAAACCGAATAGAGGGACCGGGGGTAAAGGCATCGTCAAAGCGGAAATGTTCCAGTCCGGAGCCAAACGTATCTATCGGTATAAACTGGACACCTCGCAGCGTAACTTTTCTTCTTTTGACCCTTTTTTTCATTCGCTTCGAAGGGTCTTTGGAAAAAAAACGTATTTAATTCAAAAAGGGATCCGAATGTTACGTTACAAGGGACGTCCGTTCGATGTCCGCATCATGGTGCAAAAGAACGAACGGGGACACTGGGAACATACCGGCACCATTGGTCGTCTGGCGCATCCGAACCGGATCGTGACCAATTATCACAGCGGTGGGACCCCCCTGGCTTTACGGATTTTGCTCTCCCCTCATTTACGAGGCCCACAACGAAAGCAATTGGAAAATCGGCTTTCTTTGATGGGTATGGTTGTGGCCAAACATATGCAATCCGGGTTTCCGCGGATCAAAGAAATCGGCCTTGACGTCGGAATGGACCGCCATAAAACACCCTGGATTTTTGAAGTAAATAGTCAACCAGATCCATTTATTTTTCTCAAATTAAACAAACCGTCCGTATTTCGCAGAATATTTAAACTAACCCGTCTCCATGGAAGGTTTCGAAGGTTCCCCCTAGTTTCAAAAAAACGCCGTTGA
- the phnC gene encoding phosphonate ABC transporter ATP-binding protein — MLELKGISKRYKGEKTPALDRIDMRIMPGEFVAVLGRSGAGKSTLIRCVNRLVEPDAGEIVWNGRTITGMNARELRTVRGEIGMVFQHFNLLPRLSVLTNVIAGRFAEMPRWRSLLGIFSAEDQARAHAALREVGLEHLARRRVEELSGGQKQRVATARVVMQQPSLLLGDEPISSLDTVTAERVMTFIAKLHRERAMTVVLNLHDVTMARAYATRIVGVTAGRISFDGAPAQLGDQELHMIYPPDDEDGGHIIT, encoded by the coding sequence ATGCTGGAGCTAAAAGGGATAAGCAAAAGATATAAGGGAGAGAAGACACCCGCACTTGACCGAATCGATATGCGTATTATGCCCGGAGAATTTGTAGCTGTGCTTGGCCGCAGCGGGGCGGGGAAATCGACGTTAATCCGATGTGTTAACCGGCTTGTTGAGCCGGACGCCGGCGAGATCGTTTGGAACGGCCGGACGATCACCGGGATGAATGCACGAGAGCTGCGCACTGTCCGCGGCGAAATCGGCATGGTCTTCCAGCACTTTAATCTGCTCCCGAGGCTGTCGGTACTGACGAACGTGATCGCCGGACGTTTTGCGGAGATGCCCCGCTGGCGCAGCCTGCTTGGCATATTTTCAGCTGAAGATCAGGCCCGCGCACATGCAGCGCTTCGCGAAGTCGGGCTCGAGCATCTGGCTCGGCGCCGGGTAGAGGAGTTAAGCGGCGGGCAGAAGCAGCGCGTGGCGACCGCACGCGTGGTGATGCAGCAGCCCTCGCTTCTGCTTGGCGATGAACCGATTTCGAGCCTGGACACGGTTACGGCTGAACGGGTCATGACGTTTATCGCCAAGCTTCACCGGGAACGGGCCATGACGGTAGTGCTCAATCTGCATGATGTAACGATGGCCCGCGCATACGCCACAAGAATTGTCGGCGTGACCGCAGGCCGTATCTCATTTGACGGTGCTCCTGCGCAGCTGGGGGATCAGGAGCTTCACATGATCTATCCGCCTGACGACGAGGACGGCGGTCATATTATAACGTAG
- the selD gene encoding selenide, water dikinase SelD, with protein sequence MSQSDQIKLTSLSSKGGCGCKIGPADLSQVLRNLPAAEPNPNLLVGLDTSDDAGVYKLSDELAIVQTVDFFTPIVDNPYDFGQVAAANAISDIYAMGGKPLTVLNIVAFPIHTLDKQVLADILRGAADKVKEAGATLVGGHSIDDKEPKFGLAVTGLVHPDKVRTNAGAKPGDKLILTKPIGVGILTTSIKKDQLTEEEVKRVTRVMTTLNKTAAETMEPFDVHACTDVTGFGLLGHASEMAKGSGVGIRIFKSLVPVLPRVRELAEAGFVPGGTKNNYAHLEGSVTFSEELDQIDQWILCDAVTSGGLLISVEPTQGDTLLDKLRGAGVEAQLIGEVTAEQAGHIHVTA encoded by the coding sequence ATGTCTCAATCCGATCAAATTAAATTGACCAGCCTGTCGAGCAAAGGGGGCTGCGGCTGTAAAATCGGCCCGGCCGATCTTTCCCAGGTGCTTCGAAATCTGCCTGCAGCGGAGCCGAACCCCAATTTGCTTGTCGGGCTGGATACGAGCGATGACGCAGGCGTATACAAGCTAAGCGACGAACTGGCGATTGTGCAGACGGTGGACTTTTTCACGCCGATCGTTGATAATCCGTACGACTTCGGACAGGTGGCCGCGGCCAACGCCATCAGCGATATTTATGCTATGGGCGGCAAACCGCTCACCGTGCTTAATATTGTTGCTTTTCCGATACACACGCTGGACAAGCAGGTACTGGCCGACATTCTGCGCGGTGCTGCGGACAAAGTAAAAGAAGCGGGTGCAACGCTTGTCGGCGGGCATTCCATTGATGACAAGGAGCCCAAGTTCGGGCTTGCGGTTACCGGTCTTGTTCATCCGGACAAGGTGCGGACCAATGCGGGAGCGAAGCCCGGCGACAAGCTGATTCTGACCAAGCCGATCGGCGTTGGTATTCTTACCACATCCATTAAAAAAGACCAGCTTACCGAGGAAGAAGTTAAGCGGGTTACCCGGGTCATGACCACGCTGAATAAGACGGCGGCTGAGACGATGGAGCCTTTTGACGTGCATGCTTGCACGGACGTGACCGGCTTCGGCCTGCTGGGCCACGCATCGGAAATGGCCAAAGGGAGCGGTGTGGGCATTCGCATCTTCAAGTCGCTTGTACCGGTTCTGCCGCGGGTGCGCGAGCTGGCTGAGGCGGGTTTCGTACCCGGCGGCACGAAGAACAACTATGCTCATCTTGAGGGCTCGGTTACGTTCTCCGAGGAGCTCGACCAAATCGATCAATGGATTCTGTGCGATGCGGTTACTTCGGGAGGCTTGTTGATCTCTGTCGAGCCAACGCAGGGCGATACACTGCTCGACAAACTGCGCGGCGCGGGTGTAGAAGCACAGCTCATCGGCGAGGTTACCGCCGAACAGGCCGGACATATTCACGTCACCGCGTAG
- a CDS encoding GGDEF domain-containing protein produces MSIIFLYIYRIYQHKDSFSHSTWPTFLINTYAAMYILMGVLSSINSQGLTGNVDAYIIILISVAVVIPLKPRNFLIILLFNHMVFLVLLSKVSKDEYTFTMKQINTTATAVIAFFIAYAFYNYKRKDFIQHLKLKESEKNFRTLFTVNPYPLVLSRIKDDSIALINPKAVEFFRIYPSQIHKLDATVTYPDGDERLTLIQELTQTGSIKNYVCKLKVSPHMNKWAMINYEIMDYENEKCVLAGITDITELKKMEDELTKHASIDALTGVMNRRQGMDLLHNELIHAQKQGTEFIVCFVDINNLKEVNDRYGHAEGDHLIIIASQVLKNNLGQNDFLFRHGGDEFIIIFHNNPSDVYNIWERIRGDLNHINQSDSKPYDVSVSYGLFQYQPGMKVSVDEMIELADQEMYKDKRHYKLKDERGY; encoded by the coding sequence GTGTCCATCATATTCCTGTATATATACAGAATCTATCAACATAAAGACTCGTTCTCACATTCCACCTGGCCTACTTTCCTTATAAACACTTATGCCGCCATGTATATTTTGATGGGTGTTCTCTCTTCCATTAACAGCCAAGGCTTGACAGGAAATGTGGATGCCTACATCATCATCCTGATTAGCGTTGCCGTGGTTATTCCTTTAAAACCGCGGAATTTTCTAATTATCCTTTTGTTCAATCACATGGTTTTTCTGGTGCTGCTTTCTAAAGTAAGCAAAGATGAATATACGTTTACAATGAAGCAGATTAATACAACAGCGACGGCCGTCATCGCTTTTTTCATCGCATATGCTTTCTATAATTACAAAAGAAAAGATTTTATTCAGCATCTAAAACTGAAAGAAAGTGAGAAGAATTTCCGAACACTGTTTACTGTTAACCCTTACCCTCTGGTTCTCTCCAGAATAAAGGATGACTCCATCGCTCTGATTAATCCGAAAGCTGTAGAGTTTTTCCGGATTTACCCAAGTCAGATCCATAAGCTTGATGCAACGGTCACCTATCCTGATGGGGATGAGAGACTTACCCTCATTCAAGAGTTAACCCAAACAGGCAGTATTAAAAACTATGTTTGCAAACTAAAAGTATCCCCCCACATGAACAAATGGGCTATGATCAATTATGAAATCATGGACTACGAAAACGAAAAGTGTGTTCTGGCAGGCATAACCGATATTACGGAACTCAAAAAAATGGAAGATGAGCTTACAAAGCACGCTTCCATCGATGCGCTGACCGGTGTCATGAACCGAAGACAAGGGATGGATTTGCTGCACAATGAGCTTATTCACGCTCAAAAGCAAGGAACAGAGTTTATCGTCTGTTTCGTAGATATCAACAATCTGAAGGAGGTTAATGACCGATACGGTCATGCCGAAGGCGACCACTTGATCATTATCGCAAGTCAAGTCTTAAAAAATAACCTGGGGCAGAACGATTTTCTTTTCCGACATGGCGGCGATGAATTTATCATTATTTTCCATAATAACCCATCCGATGTCTACAACATATGGGAACGAATACGCGGAGATTTGAACCACATCAATCAATCGGACAGCAAACCGTATGACGTTTCGGTCAGCTATGGCTTATTCCAGTATCAACCTGGCATGAAAGTCTCAGTTGATGAAATGATCGAGCTGGCCGATCAAGAAATGTACAAGGACAAACGCCACTATAAGCTTAAGGATGAACGAGGCTATTAA